The proteins below are encoded in one region of Oncorhynchus tshawytscha isolate Ot180627B linkage group LG04, Otsh_v2.0, whole genome shotgun sequence:
- the LOC121846317 gene encoding IST1 homolog: MPGLIGFNGPSVGTYDAFNNFLPPMRGGHPPELPSCLPTYESVSGPGPSSQIYDNNALPELPSVPDTLPTSSFRVGRNTASSDDIDFDDLSQRFEDLKKKT, encoded by the exons ATGCCCGGCCTCATAGGGTTCAACGGCCCCTCTGTTGGCACATATGATGCCTTTAACAACTTCCTGCCTCCAATGAGAGGAGGGCACCCCCCTGAGCTGCCCAGCTGCCTCCCTACCTACGAGTCT GTGTCTG GCCCCGGGCCTTCATCCCAGATCTACGATAACAACGCCCTCCCTGAGCTGCCCTCAGTTCCCGACACGCTTCCCACTTCCTCCTTTCGAGTTGGACGAAACACTGCGAGCTCTGATGACATCGACTTTGATGACCTGTCACAGCGCTTTGAGGATCTGAAGAAGAAGACCTAA
- the LOC112249130 gene encoding IST1 homolog isoform X3, whose protein sequence is MLAIMLGGGFKAERLRVNLRLVINRLKLLEKKKTELAQKARKEIADYLSTGKDERARIRVEHIIREDYLVEAMEILELYCDLLLARFGLIQSMKELDPGLQEAVSTLIWAAPRLQSEVNELKIVSDQLCAKYSKEYGKLCRTNQIGTVNDRLMHKLSVEAPPKILVERYLIEIAKNYNVPYESDAMVRPEVCKGEEADLIDVDSDFKKPGGGGGGFTAGAMPMPMGPPSAFSYPTPKGSMPGLIGFNGPSVGTYDAFNNFQPPMRGGHPPELPSCPPTYESVSGPGPSSQIYDNNALPELPSVPDTLPTSSFGVGRNTASSDDIDFDDLSRRFEDLKKKT, encoded by the exons ATG CTGGCCATCATGCTTGGGGGAGGATTCAAAGCAGAAAGACTCCGGGTCAACCTCAGACTGGTTATCAATCGCCTGAAGCTCTTGGAGAAAAAGAAAA CTGAGCTAGCTCAGAAAGCACGGAAGGAGATTGCAGACTACCTGTCAACAGGAAAGGATGAGCGAGCACGGATCCGTGTGGAACACATCATCAGAGAGGACTACTTGGTAGAGGCCATGGAGATCCTAGAACTGTACTGTGACCTGCTGCTGGCTCGCTTTGGCCTCATCCAGTCCATGAA GGAGCTCGACCCTGGTCTGCAGGAAGCTGTGTCCACTCTCATCTGGGCAGCCCCACGTCTGCAGTCTGAGGTCAACGAGCTCAAAATT GTGTCTGATCAGCTGTGTGCCAAATACAGCAAGGAGTATGGCAAGCTCTGTAGGACAAACCAAATCGGGACAGTCAATGATAGG CTCATGCACAAACTGAGTGTAGAGGCTCCTCCTAAGATCCTGGTGGAGCGCTACCTCATTGAGATTGCCAAGAATTACAACGTGCCCTACGAGTCAGACGCCATGGTCAGA CCGGAGGTGTGTAAAGGCGAAGAGGCTGACCTCATAGACGTGGACTCTGACTTCAAGAAGCCAGGTGGTGGTGGCGGCGGCTTCACCGCTGGAGCCATGCCTATGCCCATGGGCCCCCCATCAGCGTTCAGCTACCCAACACCCAAAGGATCA ATGCCCGGCCTCATAGGGTTCAACGGCCCCTCTGTTGGCACATATGATGCCTTTAACAACTTCCAGCCTCCAATGAGAGGAGGGCACCCCCCTGAGCTGCCCAGCTGCCCCCCTACCTACGAGTCT GTGTCTG GCCCCGGGCCTTCATCCCAGATCTACGATAACAACGCCCTCCCTGAGCTGCCCTCAGTTCCCGACACGCTTCCCACTTCCTCCTTTGGAGTTGGACGAAACACTGCGAGCTCTGATGACATCGACTTTGATGACCTGTCACGGCGCTTTGAGGATCTGAAGAAGAAGACTTAA
- the LOC112249130 gene encoding IST1 homolog isoform X1, with the protein MLAIMLGGGFKAERLRVNLRLVINRLKLLEKKKTELAQKARKEIADYLSTGKDERARIRVEHIIREDYLVEAMEILELYCDLLLARFGLIQSMKELDPGLQEAVSTLIWAAPRLQSEVNELKIVSDQLCAKYSKEYGKLCRTNQIGTVNDRLMHKLSVEAPPKILVERYLIEIAKNYNVPYESDAMVRPEVCKGEEADLIDVDSDFKKPGGGGGGFTAGAMPMPMGPPSAFSYPTPKGSMPGLIGFNGPSVGTYDAFNNFQPPMRGGHPPELPSCPPTYESIDELSIKPSDRSQVSGPGPSSQIYDNNALPELPSVPDTLPTSSFGVGRNTASSDDIDFDDLSRRFEDLKKKT; encoded by the exons ATG CTGGCCATCATGCTTGGGGGAGGATTCAAAGCAGAAAGACTCCGGGTCAACCTCAGACTGGTTATCAATCGCCTGAAGCTCTTGGAGAAAAAGAAAA CTGAGCTAGCTCAGAAAGCACGGAAGGAGATTGCAGACTACCTGTCAACAGGAAAGGATGAGCGAGCACGGATCCGTGTGGAACACATCATCAGAGAGGACTACTTGGTAGAGGCCATGGAGATCCTAGAACTGTACTGTGACCTGCTGCTGGCTCGCTTTGGCCTCATCCAGTCCATGAA GGAGCTCGACCCTGGTCTGCAGGAAGCTGTGTCCACTCTCATCTGGGCAGCCCCACGTCTGCAGTCTGAGGTCAACGAGCTCAAAATT GTGTCTGATCAGCTGTGTGCCAAATACAGCAAGGAGTATGGCAAGCTCTGTAGGACAAACCAAATCGGGACAGTCAATGATAGG CTCATGCACAAACTGAGTGTAGAGGCTCCTCCTAAGATCCTGGTGGAGCGCTACCTCATTGAGATTGCCAAGAATTACAACGTGCCCTACGAGTCAGACGCCATGGTCAGA CCGGAGGTGTGTAAAGGCGAAGAGGCTGACCTCATAGACGTGGACTCTGACTTCAAGAAGCCAGGTGGTGGTGGCGGCGGCTTCACCGCTGGAGCCATGCCTATGCCCATGGGCCCCCCATCAGCGTTCAGCTACCCAACACCCAAAGGATCA ATGCCCGGCCTCATAGGGTTCAACGGCCCCTCTGTTGGCACATATGATGCCTTTAACAACTTCCAGCCTCCAATGAGAGGAGGGCACCCCCCTGAGCTGCCCAGCTGCCCCCCTACCTACGAGTCT ATTGATGAGCTGTCTATTAAACCTTCTGATCGATCCCAGGTGTCTG GCCCCGGGCCTTCATCCCAGATCTACGATAACAACGCCCTCCCTGAGCTGCCCTCAGTTCCCGACACGCTTCCCACTTCCTCCTTTGGAGTTGGACGAAACACTGCGAGCTCTGATGACATCGACTTTGATGACCTGTCACGGCGCTTTGAGGATCTGAAGAAGAAGACTTAA
- the LOC112249130 gene encoding IST1 homolog isoform X2 encodes MLGGGFKAERLRVNLRLVINRLKLLEKKKTELAQKARKEIADYLSTGKDERARIRVEHIIREDYLVEAMEILELYCDLLLARFGLIQSMKELDPGLQEAVSTLIWAAPRLQSEVNELKIVSDQLCAKYSKEYGKLCRTNQIGTVNDRLMHKLSVEAPPKILVERYLIEIAKNYNVPYESDAMVRPEVCKGEEADLIDVDSDFKKPGGGGGGFTAGAMPMPMGPPSAFSYPTPKGSMPGLIGFNGPSVGTYDAFNNFQPPMRGGHPPELPSCPPTYESIDELSIKPSDRSQVSGPGPSSQIYDNNALPELPSVPDTLPTSSFGVGRNTASSDDIDFDDLSRRFEDLKKKT; translated from the exons ATGCTTGGGGGAGGATTCAAAGCAGAAAGACTCCGGGTCAACCTCAGACTGGTTATCAATCGCCTGAAGCTCTTGGAGAAAAAGAAAA CTGAGCTAGCTCAGAAAGCACGGAAGGAGATTGCAGACTACCTGTCAACAGGAAAGGATGAGCGAGCACGGATCCGTGTGGAACACATCATCAGAGAGGACTACTTGGTAGAGGCCATGGAGATCCTAGAACTGTACTGTGACCTGCTGCTGGCTCGCTTTGGCCTCATCCAGTCCATGAA GGAGCTCGACCCTGGTCTGCAGGAAGCTGTGTCCACTCTCATCTGGGCAGCCCCACGTCTGCAGTCTGAGGTCAACGAGCTCAAAATT GTGTCTGATCAGCTGTGTGCCAAATACAGCAAGGAGTATGGCAAGCTCTGTAGGACAAACCAAATCGGGACAGTCAATGATAGG CTCATGCACAAACTGAGTGTAGAGGCTCCTCCTAAGATCCTGGTGGAGCGCTACCTCATTGAGATTGCCAAGAATTACAACGTGCCCTACGAGTCAGACGCCATGGTCAGA CCGGAGGTGTGTAAAGGCGAAGAGGCTGACCTCATAGACGTGGACTCTGACTTCAAGAAGCCAGGTGGTGGTGGCGGCGGCTTCACCGCTGGAGCCATGCCTATGCCCATGGGCCCCCCATCAGCGTTCAGCTACCCAACACCCAAAGGATCA ATGCCCGGCCTCATAGGGTTCAACGGCCCCTCTGTTGGCACATATGATGCCTTTAACAACTTCCAGCCTCCAATGAGAGGAGGGCACCCCCCTGAGCTGCCCAGCTGCCCCCCTACCTACGAGTCT ATTGATGAGCTGTCTATTAAACCTTCTGATCGATCCCAGGTGTCTG GCCCCGGGCCTTCATCCCAGATCTACGATAACAACGCCCTCCCTGAGCTGCCCTCAGTTCCCGACACGCTTCCCACTTCCTCCTTTGGAGTTGGACGAAACACTGCGAGCTCTGATGACATCGACTTTGATGACCTGTCACGGCGCTTTGAGGATCTGAAGAAGAAGACTTAA